One Kushneria konosiri genomic window, CTACATCATGATCGTTCTGACGGGTACGCTGGCCTCGATTGGTACAGCGGGCGTCCCGGGTGCCGGACTGATCATGCTCTCGATCGTATTTGCTCAGACCAACCTGCCACTGGAAGCACTGGGCCTGATTGCCGGCATTGATCGTATTCTGGACATGGCGAGAACCGCCGTGAATGTCTCGGGTGATCTGATGGTCACCACGCTGGTGGGCAAAAGCGAACGTGAGATCGACCTGGACATTTATAACGACAAGTCTGCCGGACAAGCCTCCTGAGAGCCTGACAGGTAGAGATATCACCCGCCCTTACTGGCATCATCGATCACTGGATCGGTGATGCCAGATAAGCCGCTCGCGCCGCCAGCTTGTGCCACAGGGGGCGCTTGTTAATCTCCTCGAGCGTTACCTGTCGGCAGCTGGCAAAGTCCTCTTCAAGCATCTGGGCGACTTCTGCGGCAAACCCTTCATCTGCCACGTAGGCAGTCACCTCAAAATTGAGCCGGAAAGATCGGTTGTCCAGATTAACCGTGCCGACAGCACTGGCGTGATGGTCGATTAAAAAGGTTTTCTGGTGCAAAAACCCCGGTTGATAACGGTATATTTTGACGCCAGCGCGAATCATGTCGCCCAGAAATGAAAATGCCGACAAAAATACCAGCAGATGATCGGGGCGCTCCGGCATCATCACCCGAACATCCACGCCTCTGAGCGCCGCCAGCTTGAGAGAGTCCTGAACGCCCTGATCCGGCACAAAATAAGGGCTGGTGACCCAGAAGCGTTCATTGGCCTGATTGATGGCATGCTGAATCAAAAGACTTGCAGTCTCCAGCGGATCGGAAGGTCCAGAAGGCACGATGACCACATGCTGCCCTGCATCGCCCGGCGCCTTGCGGGGATGCCATGCCAGCGACAGAATATCGCCAGTGGCCCAATGCCAGTCCTCCCAGAAGGACTCCTGTAATCCCAGCACGGCAGGCCCGATCAGCTTCAGATGAGTATCACGCCAGTGGCCATGTTTTTTACTTTCGCCGCGGTACTCCACACCAACATTCAGGCCACCCACCCATCCTTGACGACCATCGACAACCAGGATCTTGCGATGGTTGCGAAAGTTGACCTGAAAACGATGCCGCCAGCCCTTCGAGGATCCAAAGGGATGCACGGCCACCCCCGCCGAACGCAGCTCATTAAAATAGCGATCCGGCATGCCGTGCGAACCAATCTCGTCATAGAGAAAAAACACATGCACACCGCGCTCGGCGCATTCGATCAATCGCTGTTTAAGCGCCTGCCCCAGAGCATCATCACGCACGATGAAAAACTGGATAAGCACGTAATCTTCGGCCTGCTCGATGCCCCGAAAAAGACTTTCAAAGGTGGCATGGCCATTGATCAAAAGCTGACAGTGGTTGTCACCGGTCATCGGCAGCATGGCGAGCCGTTCTACTGCACGAAGACGAGCATCTTCGGGGCGTGCAAAGGCAGGTTCCACCAGGGTTCGAAACTGGTCCAGCACGCGACGCAGAGAGGTATCACGCTGCTCACGCGCGGATACATAGCCATAAAAACGAGGGCGACCCAAAAACCAGTAGGCCGGGATGGCCAGATAGGGAAAGGTGATCAGGCAGATGATCCAGGCGATGGCGCCCTGAGAGGTACGACTCGACATCAAGGCCATGAGCCCCGAAAGCGCTCCCAGCAAATGCAGGCAAATAATGAGCAGACCGCCCAGCAAGGCTGTCATGTCGAGGTACCACCCTTATCATCAGCAATTTGGGCGGAGCATACCCCACTATGGCACATGGGTCATTGCCGCCTTGAAACGAAAGCTCAGGCAGGCGTCTTATCCTGCTGACAGCACGGACAGTAATAGAGCCGGCGCGAAGTCACCGTGATTCTTTCAATGGGCGTC contains:
- the cls gene encoding cardiolipin synthase is translated as MTALLGGLLIICLHLLGALSGLMALMSSRTSQGAIAWIICLITFPYLAIPAYWFLGRPRFYGYVSAREQRDTSLRRVLDQFRTLVEPAFARPEDARLRAVERLAMLPMTGDNHCQLLINGHATFESLFRGIEQAEDYVLIQFFIVRDDALGQALKQRLIECAERGVHVFFLYDEIGSHGMPDRYFNELRSAGVAVHPFGSSKGWRHRFQVNFRNHRKILVVDGRQGWVGGLNVGVEYRGESKKHGHWRDTHLKLIGPAVLGLQESFWEDWHWATGDILSLAWHPRKAPGDAGQHVVIVPSGPSDPLETASLLIQHAINQANERFWVTSPYFVPDQGVQDSLKLAALRGVDVRVMMPERPDHLLVFLSAFSFLGDMIRAGVKIYRYQPGFLHQKTFLIDHHASAVGTVNLDNRSFRLNFEVTAYVADEGFAAEVAQMLEEDFASCRQVTLEEINKRPLWHKLAARAAYLASPIQ